The proteins below are encoded in one region of bacterium:
- a CDS encoding ABC transporter permease, translated as MAVPVTLFLARRLLQMIPVLFFVSVIIFVLINLVPGDAARLFLGEEAPPDALAVLRHEMGLDRPLYVQYLRWAGGLVRGDFGHSFKDNRKVLPTLLQKVPVTAELAAGALLIAWTIAIPAGVLAAWRRRTVVDYSASAVALTGLSIPNFWLGIMLIYLFAVNLRWLPASGYVSPAQDLGRNLRTIVMPAFVLGVVLAAVVMRQLRSSMLEVLGADYVRTASAKGLGARVVLIRHALRNAVIPVITVMGIQLGTLLGGAVITESIFALPGLGRLAVESIYGRDYQMLEGVVLFSAFSILLINLLVDVVYSLIDPRIKLAGARP; from the coding sequence GTGGCTGTCCCCGTGACCCTGTTCCTCGCCCGCCGGCTGCTCCAGATGATCCCGGTGCTGTTCTTCGTCAGCGTCATCATCTTCGTGCTCATCAACCTGGTGCCGGGTGACGCGGCGCGGCTCTTTCTCGGGGAAGAGGCACCCCCGGACGCCCTCGCGGTCCTGCGCCACGAGATGGGACTGGACCGGCCGCTCTACGTCCAGTACCTGCGCTGGGCGGGCGGCCTGGTTCGCGGCGACTTCGGCCATTCATTCAAGGACAACCGCAAAGTCCTGCCCACACTGCTCCAGAAGGTCCCGGTCACCGCCGAGCTCGCCGCGGGGGCGCTATTGATCGCCTGGACGATCGCGATCCCCGCCGGGGTGCTCGCGGCGTGGCGCCGGCGGACGGTCGTGGACTACTCCGCCTCCGCGGTGGCGCTGACCGGGCTCAGCATTCCGAACTTCTGGCTCGGCATCATGCTGATCTACCTGTTCGCCGTCAACCTGCGCTGGCTTCCGGCGTCGGGGTACGTCTCGCCTGCCCAAGACCTCGGCCGCAACCTCAGGACGATCGTGATGCCGGCCTTCGTCTTAGGCGTCGTGCTCGCCGCCGTCGTGATGCGGCAGCTGCGCAGCAGCATGCTGGAGGTGTTGGGCGCGGACTACGTGCGAACTGCGAGCGCCAAGGGGCTCGGCGCGCGGGTCGTGCTCATCCGGCACGCGCTTCGGAACGCGGTGATCCCCGTCATCACCGTGATGGGGATCCAATTGGGCACGCTGCTGGGGGGCGCCGTCATCACCGAGTCGATCTTCGCGCTCCCGGGGCTCGGCCGGCTGGCGGTGGAGTCGATCTACGGCCGCGACTATCAAATGCTCGAAGGCGTCGTGCTGTTCAGCGCGTTCTCGATCCTCTTGATCAACCTCCTGGTGGACGTCGTGTACTCCCTCATCGACCCGCGTATCAAGCTGGCCGGAGCCCGGCCGTGA
- a CDS encoding ABC transporter substrate-binding protein gives MRRWGVVALSVVIAGSVLAAAFAQGGRQGGTLRAALDRDPPNLDPHRSTAAVDRQVFQSLYDKLVDTDENLRIIPMLATSWTISPDGKTMALKLRQGVKFHDGTPFNAEAVKYNFDRMQDPKFPSARRSEIGPIQNVVAVDSATVQIVLEKPYSPLLYVLTDRAGMMVSPAAAQKAGGNFALAPVGAGPFRFVEKIPQDHIALERTPDYWAKGQPSLDRIVYRPIIDDNARVANLKSGDVDIINIVPLPQVKQLTQEAAQTGARFKLLERGAFQWYGVWLNVTKPPFDSKLLRQAFNAAIDRSVIANVVLQGAAYPAFSFFPNGTPAYDPGWKIPSRNLPLAKEKLQAAGRPNGFAFTMLTLPGQQDQALAQAIQSMAAEAGIQMKIETIEFGAMLDTMARLQHQAGQIGWSGRPDPDFDIYPHVTQSGIGSFNFGGYTNPKVQELLDAARLLNDMSQRKRAYGEVTKILADDMPYVWTHFPKEYKLVSARVHGFVQVPDGMMRFHKVWLSP, from the coding sequence GTGCGCAGATGGGGAGTCGTCGCCCTGAGCGTGGTCATCGCCGGCAGCGTCCTGGCCGCGGCATTCGCGCAGGGAGGCCGGCAGGGGGGAACCCTACGAGCCGCGCTCGACCGTGATCCTCCGAACCTGGATCCGCACCGCTCCACCGCCGCCGTCGACCGACAGGTATTCCAGAGCCTCTACGACAAGCTCGTCGACACCGACGAGAACTTGCGTATCATCCCGATGCTGGCGACGTCGTGGACGATCAGTCCGGACGGCAAGACTATGGCGCTCAAGCTCCGGCAAGGGGTGAAGTTCCACGACGGGACCCCGTTCAACGCCGAGGCCGTGAAATACAACTTCGACCGGATGCAGGACCCCAAGTTCCCCTCGGCTCGGCGCAGCGAGATCGGGCCTATCCAGAACGTCGTCGCCGTCGATTCCGCGACCGTCCAGATCGTCCTGGAGAAACCCTACAGCCCGCTCCTCTACGTCCTGACCGATCGCGCCGGGATGATGGTCTCTCCCGCCGCCGCTCAGAAGGCGGGTGGCAACTTTGCGCTTGCCCCGGTGGGGGCCGGGCCGTTTCGGTTCGTCGAAAAGATCCCACAGGATCACATCGCGCTGGAGCGCACCCCGGATTACTGGGCGAAGGGACAGCCGTCTCTCGACCGGATCGTCTACCGTCCGATCATCGACGATAACGCGCGCGTCGCGAACTTGAAGTCGGGTGACGTGGACATCATCAACATCGTTCCGCTGCCCCAGGTCAAGCAATTGACGCAGGAAGCCGCCCAGACTGGGGCGCGGTTCAAATTGCTCGAGCGGGGGGCGTTTCAATGGTACGGCGTCTGGTTGAACGTCACCAAGCCGCCGTTCGACAGCAAACTGCTCCGGCAGGCGTTCAACGCGGCGATCGACCGGAGCGTGATCGCAAATGTCGTGCTGCAGGGAGCGGCGTACCCGGCGTTCTCGTTCTTCCCGAACGGGACCCCGGCGTACGATCCCGGCTGGAAGATCCCGTCTCGCAATCTCCCTTTGGCTAAGGAAAAGCTCCAGGCCGCGGGCCGCCCGAACGGGTTCGCGTTCACCATGCTCACGCTGCCTGGGCAGCAGGATCAGGCCCTCGCCCAAGCGATCCAGTCGATGGCCGCCGAGGCGGGCATCCAGATGAAGATCGAGACGATCGAATTCGGGGCGATGCTGGACACGATGGCGCGCCTGCAGCATCAGGCGGGGCAGATTGGCTGGAGCGGGCGGCCGGACCCGGACTTCGATATTTACCCCCACGTCACTCAGTCCGGGATCGGGTCGTTCAACTTCGGGGGGTACACCAACCCCAAGGTGCAGGAACTCCTGGACGCCGCCCGCCTGCTCAACGACATGAGCCAGCGCAAGCGGGCCTACGGCGAAGTGACGAAGATCCTCGCCGACGACATGCCGTACGTGTGGACCCACTTCCCCAAAGAATACAAGCTCGTGTCCGCGAGAGTGCATGGGTTTGTCCAGGTGCCGGACGGGATGATGCGGTTCCACAAGGTGTGGCTGTCCCCGTGA